The genomic segment CCTTTCCATTTTACACTCATATCCATATTTATTCCTCCCTGTAAATTATAACTATCTTTATTATATATATTTTAACTTAAATCACTAAAAACTAAAGTTAGCTATTTAACAATTAAAATATAACACTATTTAAAAAGATAGCAATTATGATAAGAGGAATTATATATTTAATTAAAATTTTCCATAATACGCTAAGACTTTTAGACTTAATATTAGCTTCCTTGGCAAAATTATCTGTACCCCAGACCCAACCAACAAAAATTGTCATAAAAAATCCACCAAAAATTAAAACAAAGTTATTTTCTAAATAATCAATCATATTAAAGAATTTCATTGAAAATACTGAAGGCAGACCAACAATAGCTACAAGTCCAAGAGTGGTCCAAACTGCTTTTTTTCTTGCAAAACCAAATTCATCTTTAATAAAGGCTATAACTCCTTCCCAAACAGCTACAGCTGAGGTAAATGCTGCAATATAGAAAGCAACATAAAATATAAATCCCCAGAGAATTCCAGCAGGCATATTATTGAAAACATTAGGCATTGTTATAAAAGTTAAAGCCGGTCCTGAAGCAGGTTCCAACCCGAAGGCAGAAACACTTGGGAAAATTACTAAACCAGCCATTATAGCTACTAATGAATCAGCCAGAACAATAAAACCACTGGTAGGTACCAATTTTTTATCTTCATTTTTTAAATAACTACCAAATACTAAAGCTGCTCCCATTACCAGACCAAGAGAGAAAAACGCCTGACCAATTGCTACAAAAACAGAACTCCAGCTAAATTTTGCAAAATCAGGTTTAAGATAAAAAGAAAGACCTTCCATAGCTCCTTCTAAAGTTACTGCTCTAATTATCAAAACTATAAACATTACAGCCAATACAGGAAGTAGTATCTTGGCAATTTTTTCTACACCATCCTGTAATTTTTTTCTAACTACAAATAATATTAATAAAATATTTAATATTACCCAAAATAACACCTGCCATTTATTACCCATAAAATTATTAAAATAATTAGCTACTTCACCAGGCGCCATATTCACAAATGTGCCCATTAATATTTCATAAGCATACTTTAAAATCCAACCATAAACTGGCAAAGTATAACTTACAATAAATATTCCAGCAATAACATTTAAATATCCATTAAGAAACCAGGGCTTATCTGGAGATAATTTTTTATAAGCACCTACTGGATTTTTCTTAGTGGAAGTACCTAAAGAAATTTCTAAAGTTAACAAAGGCCAACCAATAATAATTATTATAAGTAAATAAAATAGAACAAAAATTCCACCACCATTTTCTCCTGCTATATAGGGAAATCTCCAGATATTACCCACCCCAGCAGCAGAACCAATTGTGGCTAAAATCATTCCTAACCTAGAGGTAAACTGATCTCGATTTTCCATACTTTTTCCCTCCTTTTAAATTTAGTTAATATTTATAATTTTTAGTTTTCTTATAATATTTTTTCAATATAAATTTAATATCTCCTTCTTTTAATTTTGTTAATAATATTTTACTATCAATTAAAAAAGGTCCCGCCTTAAAAATAATAAAGCGGAACCACAATTTTATATTATTATCTTGTAATTAAGAAATTAATTCTTTTATTTCCTCAACATCAGGAACTCTTCCTTTAACTTTAATTTCACCATCAATACCAAGTCCTGGGGTAGACATTACACCTGCTTCAACAATATTTTTCATGTCTTCTACCTTAATAACTTCTGCCTCAATTCCTAATTCTTTAATAGCCTCTTTGGCATTTTCAGCCAGTTTCACGCAGTTTTTACAGCCTGTTCCATAGATCTTAATTTCCATTAAAATCACTCCTTATCTTTTATTTTTATTACATTACAAAATTAAACATATAACCAACAGCAATTATTGAAATACCAACAACACTTACAAATAAAGTAATTAATTTAGGTTTTATAACCTTTCTAAGAATAATCATAGCCGGTAAAGAAAGAGCAGTTGTTGACATCATAAAGCTAAGAGCAGTCCCTAATGCTACTCCTTTTCCTAAAAGCGCCTGGGCAATAGGGATAGTTCCAACAGCATTAGAATAAAGAGGAATACCTACTCCCACGGCAACAATTACTGCCAGCGGATTTCCTTTTCCAGCATATTCTGCCAGTACTTCTGCAGGTGCATAACCATGAATTAACGCTCCTAATCCTATACCTATAATTACATATTTCCAGACTCTACCTACTATATCTTTTACCTGTGATTTAGCAAAATCTACTCGATCTGACCAACTCAATTTTTCTACTTCACTTTCTCCTGCTTCAATTTCATAAACATATTCTTCTACGTATTTTTCCATATTCATAGCTCCAATTACTATTCCACCTACAACTCCAACTATAATTCCACTTATCAAATATAATGTTCCTATTTTCCAGCCAAATAATGAATAAAGCATAACCAGAGCTACTTCATTAACTATTGGTGAGGTAATAAGAAAAGAAAAAGTTATACCCAAAGGTACTCCAGATTCTACAAATCCTATAAAAATAGGTACTGAAGAACAGGAACAAAAAGGTGTTACAACTCCTAAAATTGAAGCAAAAATATTACCAAAAAACTTTTTGCGATGACTCAATAATTTTTTGGTTTTTTCAGGAGGAAAAAAACTTCTAATGATTGAAATAAAGAAAATCATTATACTCAAAAGAATTAAGATCTTTATCGTATCATAAAAGAAAAAATGAACTGAATCACCAAGTCTGGTAGCTGAATCCAGGCCTATCCAATTATATACTAATATATCTGCAAACCATTCTATCATTAATTACCACCTCATTTTATTTTCTGTCTTGTTTCACATGGCTTTTCTGATTTTACTATTTCATATCTTTCTTCCATTTTATCCAAATTTAATTCTGAAAAGGTTTTTCCTGATAGTGTAAAAATTTTAGCTAAATATTCATCATATTTTTTTCTATTAATTGAATAATAAGTCCATTTACTATCTTTTTTTTCTTTAACTAATTCCAATTCTTTAAAATATCGTAAATGTTGGGAAACGCTTGATTGTGATTTATCTAAGATGGCTGTTAGCTGACAGACACAAAATTCATCTTCTAAAAGTAATTTTAACATTTTAAGTCTTGTTTTATCTCCAATACATTTTAAAAAAGATAATATCTTATCCATTTTTTCACCTTCTTGTTTTTATTAAATGATATTGATATTAATATTTACTAATATGAGTATAACGTGATTTTGTTCTCATGTCAAGAAAAAAATAATAAAAAGCTAATAAAAAAAGCTTTTAGAAAGATATTTAATCCTTCTAAAAGCCAATAATAATGAATTTCTAATTTTCATATTAAAATTTTCTAATATAATAATATTTATTCATCAAATTTTTGGACTGCCATCTGAACTGGATCCCAGGGACTACTTAAAGGAGGCGTATAACTTAAATCTAAATCATTGAATTCTTCAATAGTCATTTCATTGTGGATAGCTGTAGCAAATATATCCAATCTTTTAGAAACTTCAGCATTTATATTACCTAAAATCTGGGCCCCAATT from the Halanaerobiales bacterium genome contains:
- a CDS encoding CoA-disulfide reductase, yielding GIDTISADLDTLDHKVYYSPAYEMKIRVIAEKQSRRIIGAQILGNINAEVSKRLDIFATAIHNEMTIEEFNDLDLSYTPPLSSPWDPVQMAVQKFDE
- a CDS encoding thioredoxin family protein produces the protein MEIKIYGTGCKNCVKLAENAKEAIKELGIEAEVIKVEDMKNIVEAGVMSTPGLGIDGEIKVKGRVPDVEEIKELIS
- a CDS encoding sodium-dependent transporter, coding for MENRDQFTSRLGMILATIGSAAGVGNIWRFPYIAGENGGGIFVLFYLLIIIIIGWPLLTLEISLGTSTKKNPVGAYKKLSPDKPWFLNGYLNVIAGIFIVSYTLPVYGWILKYAYEILMGTFVNMAPGEVANYFNNFMGNKWQVLFWVILNILLILFVVRKKLQDGVEKIAKILLPVLAVMFIVLIIRAVTLEGAMEGLSFYLKPDFAKFSWSSVFVAIGQAFFSLGLVMGAALVFGSYLKNEDKKLVPTSGFIVLADSLVAIMAGLVIFPSVSAFGLEPASGPALTFITMPNVFNNMPAGILWGFIFYVAFYIAAFTSAVAVWEGVIAFIKDEFGFARKKAVWTTLGLVAIVGLPSVFSMKFFNMIDYLENNFVLIFGGFFMTIFVGWVWGTDNFAKEANIKSKSLSVLWKILIKYIIPLIIIAIFLNSVIF
- a CDS encoding metalloregulator ArsR/SmtB family transcription factor encodes the protein MDKILSFLKCIGDKTRLKMLKLLLEDEFCVCQLTAILDKSQSSVSQHLRYFKELELVKEKKDSKWTYYSINRKKYDEYLAKIFTLSGKTFSELNLDKMEERYEIVKSEKPCETRQKIK
- a CDS encoding permease, whose protein sequence is MIEWFADILVYNWIGLDSATRLGDSVHFFFYDTIKILILLSIMIFFISIIRSFFPPEKTKKLLSHRKKFFGNIFASILGVVTPFCSCSSVPIFIGFVESGVPLGITFSFLITSPIVNEVALVMLYSLFGWKIGTLYLISGIIVGVVGGIVIGAMNMEKYVEEYVYEIEAGESEVEKLSWSDRVDFAKSQVKDIVGRVWKYVIIGIGLGALIHGYAPAEVLAEYAGKGNPLAVIVAVGVGIPLYSNAVGTIPIAQALLGKGVALGTALSFMMSTTALSLPAMIILRKVIKPKLITLFVSVVGISIIAVGYMFNFVM